The genomic interval ATCGCCGGCGCTCAGAGGCGACGTCGATCACCGGCACGACCGGCGCGTCGATTGGACCACGGGGTTGTCGGCGTCTGCGCCATCACCATCCGCTGGGTCGCTGGCATCGCAAGGACGATGCGCGCCTAGCTGACCGGATGAGCGTGCTCGCCGCCCCTACACATCACAGGGCCTCCGAGCCGCCTCACGGGCGCTGCCGCGCATTTGGCGCGAAGCAGCCACCGATTGGCCGCTGGCCCGCCATCGGCGAGTTCGCCAGAGAGTCATGAAGTCACGTCATTCGCACGTCGTTCCATCCCGCGGGCCGGTTGCGCCTTTGCACCGCGGACCGCAGGCGCACGCCCCACAGTCCATGCTGCCGGGTGCCCTCGTTCCGCATCACGCGCCCAACGCCGCGCTCCTCATCGATTTCGACAACGTCACGATGGGGATCCGCTCCGATCTACAAACGGAGCTGCGCAACCTGCTGTCGTCCGACATCATCCACGGAAAGGTCGCCGTCCAGCGCGCCTACGCGGATTGGCGCCGCTACCCGCAGTACATCGTCCCGCTCAGCGAAGCGTCGATCGACCTCATCTTCGCCCCGGCCTACGGGTCGTCCAAGAAGAACGCGACCGACATCCGCCTCGCCATCGACGCCATGGAGCTCGTCTTCACGCGTCCCGAAATCGGCACGATCATCCTGCTCTCCGGTGACTCCGACTTCTCGAGCCTCGTTATCAAGCTCAAGGAGTACGGCAAGTACGTCATCGGCGTCGGCATCCGTGAATCGTCCAGCGACCTGCTCGTGCAGAACTGCGACGAGTACTACAGCTACAACGCGCTCGCCGGCCTCGTAAAGGCCAACGAAGAAGGCGGAGCCGACACCAAGTACGACCCGTGGGAACTCGTCACGGAAGCCATTACGCGTATGGTGCGCAACGGCGACGTCATGCGCTCCGATCGCCTCAAGCAGGTCATGCAGGAGATCGACAGCTCCTTCGACGAAAAGGACTTGGGCATTTCGAAATTCTCCAAGTTCTGCGCCGAAGCGGCACAGAAGGGACTGATTCTCGTCACCAAGCTCGAAAACGGGCAGCTCGAAGTGGCCCCCACGAAGGGCGCCGTCAAGAGCGGCGAGCCGGCGGCAACGCCGGCCCCGCGCCCAGCTGGCGCTGAAGTTGAAGAACGCGAAGGGCGTCGTCGCGGACGTCGCGGTGGTCGCGGTCGCGGTCGTCGCGAGCGTGAAGAGGCCACCGGAACCGCAGAGCAGGGTGCTGAAGTCGCTCCGGCTTCGGTGGAAGTGCCGGTCGCCGCGCCCGTCGCTGCCGTCGCTGCCGTCGCTGACGTCGCTCAGGCTGCCCTGGCATCGGCCCGCCCCGCTGGTCGTGGCAGCCGCAAGGCAGGCGCGGTCGCTGTCTCAACTCCCACGCAGCCGATCACCGCACCGGTCGTTGTCGTGGCTGTTGCCGTCCCGGCCGTTCCGGCCGTTCCTGTTGCGCCGGTTGCCGTTGACTCGCGCCGTCATCGCGAACCGCGAAGCGAGCGTCGCGAGCCGGTCGTGGTCAACGCCAACATCGGCCGCGCCGGCATTCGCCTCACGCGCGACGAAGCCTTTGCGCTCGTGCGCAACGCCGTCACGGCGCTCGTCACCGGCGAAGACGCGGTCGGCGCTGAACAGGTACGCCAAAAGGCGTTCGATCTCCTCGGCCGCGACAGCGAGAGCCTCAACGAACGCAACTTCCCGCGCATCCTCCGCGATGCGCACGACGGGGATGTTGTCGATCTTCGCAAGCGCGGTGATTCGTACGAAGTCGCGCGGTCCGCGACGGCCGCCAGCGTTTCCTCGCAGATCGAAGTGAAGGAAGCCGAGCTCAAGGCCGCCGACGATAAGGTCAAGGCCGCTGCCAATCCCCCCGCGCCCCGTGGCATGGTCGCACGTGGCGTTCCGAATCGCGGTGGACGCGGTGGAAAGGCTATGGCGCCGCCGCCGAACTTCCTGCTGATCGGTGTCGTCGAGTCGGCGTCGCCCAAGCCGGCCGCCGTCGTGACGCCGGTTGCCCCGGTTGCTCCGGTTTCCAGTGCCGCACCGGCCGCGGCTGAAGCACCCGCCAAAAAGACGCGCGCCAAGGCCGCACCCAAGGCCGCACCCAAGGCCGACGCACCTGCCAAGGCAAAGGCGCCGGCTAAGGCTGCCAAGGCCGACGCACCCGCCAAGCGCCCGGCGTCGAAGAAGAAGGGTGCCGCGACCGCCTAACGAACGGCGACCGCTGGCCCACCTGTCATCCGTGGCGTAAACGAAGAGCGGCGCGATCCCTAGGGATCGCGCCGCTCTTCGTTTTGTGCACCCTACGCGCCGACTACCACTTCTTATCGATCGACGACCCCGCGTTGTAGCGCACGCCCAGCGCCCACGCATTGGAGAATCCCTTGCCGTTGATCAGCCAAGTGCCGGCGCCCTGTGTCGGCATCACCGTGTATTCCACAAACGGTGCCCAGCGACGCCAGGTCGCCATCACACCAAACTGCCCAAAGAGCTTGCCAGCCGAACGCGCCTTGTTGATGCGCGTGTCAATCGAGTCCTTCGCGGCGGCGCTCGCAAAATAGGTGCCCAGCGGCGCGCTCTCGCGCACGTAGTTGAACGCATAGCCGAGGCCCACATACGGCCGCACAATATTGATGTTCGGGGTGAAGATCGTGACCGCCGCGCCCACGCGTCGGAGGTCCGTGATGCTCACCTGGCGCGCTGCGCCCGTTGGAAAATCGGTCACGGTGCTCACGGCGTCGAAGTACGACTGGTCCGTAAACACCCGCAACGCGAAGTTCGAGCGCGTAATTAGCCAGTCCGCGCCGATCGTCGGAGCGGTCGTCCGCGCGACGACCGTCGGGAACGACAGCTGGCCGCCATAGAGGCCCCAGTACCAAGAATCTTGCCACGAGACCGTGCTGGCCTGCGCCGCGAGCGGGCGCGCCAGAACTGCGGTAAGGGCGATGACGACGAAAGTTCGAAACAGGCGCATATGCTACACCTCGGAGGGGAGGACCGGCCGTCCATACGGCGCGCTCGGGCAACCCTTTCGGGCGGTCCGGTGGCTCACCTCTCGGACGAACCGCCGGTCGTTCGCGTCACGCGTGGCTCCCGTGCCGCCCGCGTGACACCGCCCTATTTCACGATGCCGACGCGCTCCGCCACCTTCCGAATCGCCCGTACGGCGAACTCGAGGTCCGCGCGCGTGTGCGCCGCCGACACCTGACACCGGAGCCGCGCCGTGCCCTGCGGCACCACCGGAAAGCCAAAGCCCGTCACGAAAATTCCTTCGTCCAACAACATGTCGCTCATCCGGATCGCGTCCGCTGTCTCGCCCACGATAATCGGCACAATCGGCG from Gemmatimonadota bacterium carries:
- a CDS encoding NYN domain-containing protein, producing the protein MLPGALVPHHAPNAALLIDFDNVTMGIRSDLQTELRNLLSSDIIHGKVAVQRAYADWRRYPQYIVPLSEASIDLIFAPAYGSSKKNATDIRLAIDAMELVFTRPEIGTIILLSGDSDFSSLVIKLKEYGKYVIGVGIRESSSDLLVQNCDEYYSYNALAGLVKANEEGGADTKYDPWELVTEAITRMVRNGDVMRSDRLKQVMQEIDSSFDEKDLGISKFSKFCAEAAQKGLILVTKLENGQLEVAPTKGAVKSGEPAATPAPRPAGAEVEEREGRRRGRRGGRGRGRREREEATGTAEQGAEVAPASVEVPVAAPVAAVAAVADVAQAALASARPAGRGSRKAGAVAVSTPTQPITAPVVVVAVAVPAVPAVPVAPVAVDSRRHREPRSERREPVVVNANIGRAGIRLTRDEAFALVRNAVTALVTGEDAVGAEQVRQKAFDLLGRDSESLNERNFPRILRDAHDGDVVDLRKRGDSYEVARSATAASVSSQIEVKEAELKAADDKVKAAANPPAPRGMVARGVPNRGGRGGKAMAPPPNFLLIGVVESASPKPAAVVTPVAPVAPVSSAAPAAAEAPAKKTRAKAAPKAAPKADAPAKAKAPAKAAKADAPAKRPASKKKGAATA